From Coffea arabica cultivar ET-39 chromosome 2e, Coffea Arabica ET-39 HiFi, whole genome shotgun sequence, the proteins below share one genomic window:
- the LOC113729215 gene encoding uncharacterized protein — MAPYEALSGQRCRSPICWDEVGERKILDSTAVHWIEEAREKVKLIRQRIQTIQSRQKSYADNRRKDLEFAVGDQVFLKITPLKMSLMTGKGKKLQPRFVGSYKILQRVGNVAYKLELPPNLSWIHNVFHVSMLKKYHPDPSHVLQPENVEIDEALTYKEKPIKLLDCKVKELRNKGIPLVKVLRRNHGLEEASWEVEEEIREKIQIYFQIKV; from the coding sequence atggctccgtacgaagctctttCTGGCCAGAGGTGTAggtctccgatttgttgggatgaagtaggtgaacgaaaGATTTTAGACTCAACTGCAGTGCATTGGATTGAAGAGGCGAGAGAAAAAGTGAAGTTAATACGCCAGAGAATTCAAACCATACAGAGTCGTCAGAAGAGCTATGCAGACAATCGAAGGAAGGATTTAGAATTTGCGGTTGGAGATCAAGTTTTCCTTAAGATCACTCCTCTGAAAATGAGTCTGATgacaggaaaaggaaagaagttgcAACCTAGATTCGTAGGGTCTTATAAGATTCTTCAACGTGTAGGAAATGTGGCTTATAAGTTAGAATTGCCACCAAATTTATCTTGGATCCATAACGTTTTTCATGTATCCATgctcaagaaatatcatccagatcCGTCTCATGTCCTGCAACCGGAAAATGTTGAGATCGACGAGGCACTGACCTATAAGGAGAAACCAATAAAGCTTCTAGATTGTAAGGTGAAAGAACTGAGGAATAAGGGAATCCCATTGGTGAAAGTTCTGAGGAGAAACCACGGACTAGAGGAAGCAAGTTGGGAAGTAGAAGAAGAAATCCGAGAAAAAATTCAGATCTATTTCCAgatcaaggtatga